One genomic window of Glycine soja cultivar W05 chromosome 9, ASM419377v2, whole genome shotgun sequence includes the following:
- the LOC114366955 gene encoding probable WRKY transcription factor 72 — MSKISGPSGPEEIEEKRVTKEEKIKSAKTEMGEVKEENERLKMMLERVEKDYHSLQLRFFDIHHEDVSKKGLADSSSCHDHETEELVSLCLGRSPMVPKKEARIGNSNKLKEDVGPNLTLGLDSKHLLSMEVVSDFSPMNSSEQPKEAEEEVTLSTNQSAKVINANDDMSDQMPAKRARVSVRARCDTPTMNDGCQWRKYGQKIAKRNPCPRAYYRCTVAPTCPVRRQVQRCAEDLSILITTYEGTHNHPLPVSATAMASTTSAAASMLLSGSSTSHHPTNHNSASFGNAPTTLQSGLSFSHQFDESRTKQVFSPPNHASLHMFPTITLDMTYSASNSSSLTQFQHRLPSTMASISNLKFSPASLSCSQDNNFITSIWSKGGDTTTPPIIDKIPTRPVIKGNPYFQENFYQQSITNQTPFKEALAETITKAISTDPSLRSVIAAAVSSIVGIGSNSGNQEGAENVLGSGLNLKLGDHLQLASSNPLNQNGKGCLTGYFKSLSSKNSEAGNFIFLQPPLPFSFSKSGTNQLNHYVPEMNTHH, encoded by the exons ATGTCAAAAATTTCTGGTCCTAGTGGTCCAGAAGAGATAGAAGAGAAGAGAGTAACAAAG gaagaaaaaatcaaatctgCTAAAACTGAGATGGGTGAGGTGAAGGAAGAAAATGAGAGATTGAAGATGATGCTGGAAAGAGTAGAAAAGGACTACCACTCCCTTCAACTCCGTTTCTTTGACATCCATCACGAAGATGTTTCAAAGAAAGGTTTAGCTGATTCTTCTTCTTGCCATGATCATGAAACTGAAGAGCTTGTGTCACTTTGCCTTGGAAGGAGTCCAATGGTGCCTAAGAAGGAAGCAAGAATTGGAAACTCCAACAAACTAAAAGAAGATGTTGGACCCAACCTTACACTTGGATTAGACTCCAAACACCTTTTGTCAATGGAGGTTGTGTCTGATTTTAGTCCCATGAACAGCTCCGAACAACCAAAGGAAGCGGAAGAAGAGGTAACATTGTCAACAAATCAATCAGCAAAAGTGATAAATGCAAATGATGACATGTCAGATCAAATGCCAGCCAAGAGAGCCAGGGTATCTGTGAGAGCTAGATGTGATACTCCCACG ATGAATGATGGATGCCAGTGGAGGAAATATGGACAGAAGATAGCAAAGAGGAATCCTTGTCCAAGGGCATACTATCGTTGCACAGTTGCACCAACTTGCCCAGTCAGGAGGCAG GTGCAAAGGTGTGCTGAGGACTTGTCCATCTTAATCACCACATATGAAGGAACTCATAACCACCCTCTTCCAGTTTCAGCCACAGCCATGGCTTCAACCACTTCAGCTGCTGCTTCCATGCTGTTGTCAGGTTCTTCAACATCTCACCACCCAACAAACCACAATTCTGCATCTTTTGGAAATGCTCCTACCACACTACAAAGTGGTCTGAGTTTCAGTCACCAGTTTGATGAATCAAGAACCAAACAAGTTTTCTCACCCCCAAACCATGCTTCACTACACATGTTCCCAACAATCACTCTAGACATGACTTATTCAGCTTCTAATTCCTCCTCATTAACTCAATTCCAGCATCGTTTACCTTCAACAATGGCATCAAtttcaaacttaaaattttcTCCAGCTAGTCTCAGCTGTTCACAAGATAATAACTTCATAACCTCCATTTGGAGTAAGGGGGGTGACACTACAACACCACCAATAATTGACAAAATCCCCACTAGGCCAgttatcaagggaaatccatattTCCAAGAAAATTTCTACCAGCAAAGCATAACAAACCAAACTCCTTTCAAAGAAGCTTTGGCAGAAACAATAACCAAAGCAATCAGCACAGACCCGAGTCTTCGTTCAGTAATAGCTGCTGCAGTTTCATCAATAGTGGGGATTGGATCAAACAGTGGGAACCAAGAAGGAGCAGAGAATGTTCTTGGTTCAGGGTTGAACTTAAAACTTGGGGATCATCTTCAATTGGCTTCATCCAATCCCTTGAACCAAAATGGGAAAGGGTGCTTAACAGGCTACTTCAAAAGTTTGTCCTCTAAGAATTCCGAGGCAGGaaacttcatttttctccaaccACCATTGCCATTTTCTTTCTCCAAGAGTGGCACAAATCAGCTCAACCATTATGTTCCAGAAATGAACACACATCATTag
- the LOC114425705 gene encoding plant cysteine oxidase 2-like isoform X2 translates to MGIGKNMSETKGRVLGELREETNTNNNNNNKSRRNRRHRQRKMSPGQKLFQTCNEVFASTGPGIVPSPQNIEMLLSVLGGIKQEDVGLKPEMPFFSSNNPRRTPKITYLHIYECKEFSMGIFCLPPCGVIPLHNHPGMTVFSKLLFGTMHIKSYDWVVDLPPHMPTIVKPSSETLTPDMRLAKVKVDADFNAPCDPSILYPADGGNMHWFTAVTACAVLDVLGPPYSDPDGRHCTYYQNFPFSNYSDGLSIPEEERTAYEWLQEKEKPENLKVVVNMYSGPKIVEN, encoded by the exons ATGGGGATTGGGAAGAACATGTCTGAGACAAAAGGGAGGGTGTTGGGTGAATTGCGTGAAGAGACCaataccaacaacaacaacaacaacaaatcaaGGAGGAACCGGAGACATCGTCAGAGGAAGATGTCGCCGGGTCAGAAACTGTTTCAGACGTGTAATGAAGTGTTTGCTTCTACTGGCCCTGGGATTGTTCCTTCCCCTCAAAACATTGAAATGCTTCTCTCTGTTTTAG GTGGAATAAAACAAGAAGACGTTGGCTTGAAGCCTGAAATGCCATTTTTCAGTTCAAACAATCCTCGAAGAACTCCAAAAATTACATACCTGCACATTTATGAGTGTAAAGAATTCTCG ATGGGAATATTTTGCTTGCCACCTTGTGGAGTTATTCCTCTTCACAATCACCCTGGAATGACGGTTTTCAGTAAGCTTCTGTTTGGAACCATGCACATCAAATCTTATGATTGGGTCGTTGACTTGCCTCCTCACATGCCTACCATTGTCAAACCATCGTCAGAAA CCCTGACTCCAGATATGCGATTGGCTAAAGTAAAGGTTGATGCTGATTTCAATGCTCCTTGTGACCCCTCCATCCTTTATCCTGCTGATGGGGGCAACATGCATTGGTTCACAGCAGTGACAGCTTGTGCAGTTCTAGATGTTCTTGGTCCTCCATACTCTGATCCTGATGGCAGGCACTGCACATACTACCAGAATTTCCCTTTCTCCAACTATTCAG ATGGACTATCCATACCAGAGGAGGAAAGAACAGCATATGAATGGCTTCAAGAGAAGGAGAAACCTGAGAATTTAAAAGTAGTTGTCAACATGTATAGCGGCCCAAAGATTGTGGAGAACTAA
- the LOC114425705 gene encoding plant cysteine oxidase 2-like isoform X1: MGIGKNMSETKGRVLGELREETNTNNNNNNKSRRNRRHRQRKMSPGQKLFQTCNEVFASTGPGIVPSPQNIEMLLSVLGGIKQEDVGLKPEMPFFSSNNPRRTPKITYLHIYECKEFSMGIFCLPPCGVIPLHNHPGMTVFSKLLFGTMHIKSYDWVVDLPPHMPTIVKPSSETLTPDMRLAKVKVDADFNAPCDPSILYPADGGNMHWFTAVTACAVLDVLGPPYSDPDGRHCTYYQNFPFSNYSVDGLSIPEEERTAYEWLQEKEKPENLKVVVNMYSGPKIVEN; encoded by the exons ATGGGGATTGGGAAGAACATGTCTGAGACAAAAGGGAGGGTGTTGGGTGAATTGCGTGAAGAGACCaataccaacaacaacaacaacaacaaatcaaGGAGGAACCGGAGACATCGTCAGAGGAAGATGTCGCCGGGTCAGAAACTGTTTCAGACGTGTAATGAAGTGTTTGCTTCTACTGGCCCTGGGATTGTTCCTTCCCCTCAAAACATTGAAATGCTTCTCTCTGTTTTAG GTGGAATAAAACAAGAAGACGTTGGCTTGAAGCCTGAAATGCCATTTTTCAGTTCAAACAATCCTCGAAGAACTCCAAAAATTACATACCTGCACATTTATGAGTGTAAAGAATTCTCG ATGGGAATATTTTGCTTGCCACCTTGTGGAGTTATTCCTCTTCACAATCACCCTGGAATGACGGTTTTCAGTAAGCTTCTGTTTGGAACCATGCACATCAAATCTTATGATTGGGTCGTTGACTTGCCTCCTCACATGCCTACCATTGTCAAACCATCGTCAGAAA CCCTGACTCCAGATATGCGATTGGCTAAAGTAAAGGTTGATGCTGATTTCAATGCTCCTTGTGACCCCTCCATCCTTTATCCTGCTGATGGGGGCAACATGCATTGGTTCACAGCAGTGACAGCTTGTGCAGTTCTAGATGTTCTTGGTCCTCCATACTCTGATCCTGATGGCAGGCACTGCACATACTACCAGAATTTCCCTTTCTCCAACTATTCAG TAGATGGACTATCCATACCAGAGGAGGAAAGAACAGCATATGAATGGCTTCAAGAGAAGGAGAAACCTGAGAATTTAAAAGTAGTTGTCAACATGTATAGCGGCCCAAAGATTGTGGAGAACTAA